The Bdellovibrio bacteriovorus genome includes a region encoding these proteins:
- a CDS encoding chemotaxis protein CheA: MSDENNNNGIPGQDDSVVLIDFAQVEEVSRVFFEESKEILEELDAQILKLEDAPSDQDQINVLFRKVHTIKGSVGAVPGGQLLGSLAHEFEALLTRIKRENHTVTKECIDLFLKSSRIMKVLAKALRDKSELYPEELSEAIELIASYGSFDSLSDAGTAVIKNHKPRPSSTGMNADEQGVWLSLNQLNEFLRLSGELLVLKNFFQMMNQTVNFRLQPELFERRQADFSQNLNKISDQFQNQVQSVRKEKASESFKSLQLLVRQASTELNKNVQLEILGGELMIDKGLGQDLYETLVHIARNSIDHGIEDQFERALQGKSPIGNLTLEIQERNNTIHLSFKDDGKGLDKERILQRALKNALVSESEVSQLSDEQIYKFIFHAGFSTKDKVTTISGRGVGMDIVFAIVEKYQGKIHIENTPGQGASFHLEIPVPQHIMVESALLCSWNDFRLAVPLTSVAHISSCHELQMTTVNRLRFCQFSGLTVPLLNYHEILNHQVAASEDLVRGSSAVFIKVKEGVFALLVDRIEAQTDLVVKGFGNIVKEQKGFKGVSILADEKVTYIVDPEKMIHFLFQLDSMQEAA, from the coding sequence ATGTCTGACGAAAATAATAATAACGGAATTCCGGGACAGGATGACTCTGTCGTTCTGATCGACTTCGCGCAAGTGGAAGAAGTCTCTCGCGTCTTTTTTGAAGAATCCAAAGAGATTCTTGAAGAGCTTGATGCGCAAATCTTAAAACTCGAAGATGCTCCTTCAGACCAAGATCAGATCAATGTTCTTTTCAGAAAAGTGCACACCATCAAAGGCAGCGTGGGTGCTGTTCCCGGAGGACAACTTTTAGGTTCGCTGGCGCATGAGTTTGAAGCGCTTTTGACTCGTATTAAACGTGAAAATCACACGGTCACCAAAGAGTGTATCGACCTCTTTCTGAAAAGCTCGCGCATTATGAAAGTCTTGGCGAAAGCGTTGCGTGATAAGAGCGAACTTTATCCTGAAGAACTCAGCGAAGCGATTGAACTTATTGCGAGCTATGGAAGCTTTGATTCTCTGAGTGATGCGGGAACAGCCGTAATAAAGAATCATAAACCACGTCCGTCCAGCACAGGCATGAACGCCGATGAACAGGGTGTCTGGTTGTCGTTGAATCAATTGAATGAATTTCTGCGCCTTTCCGGAGAGCTTTTAGTTCTTAAGAACTTCTTTCAAATGATGAATCAAACCGTGAACTTTCGTTTGCAACCTGAACTGTTTGAAAGACGCCAAGCCGATTTTTCTCAGAACTTGAATAAGATCAGCGATCAGTTTCAGAACCAAGTGCAAAGTGTTCGTAAAGAAAAAGCCAGCGAAAGCTTTAAGTCGTTGCAGTTGCTTGTCCGTCAAGCTTCAACGGAGCTCAATAAAAACGTTCAACTAGAAATCCTTGGCGGCGAACTGATGATTGATAAAGGCTTGGGACAAGATCTCTATGAGACTCTGGTGCACATAGCCCGAAATTCAATTGACCACGGTATCGAAGATCAGTTCGAGCGTGCTCTGCAAGGTAAATCTCCTATTGGAAATTTAACTCTTGAGATTCAAGAAAGAAACAACACCATTCATCTGTCATTTAAAGATGATGGTAAGGGTTTAGATAAAGAACGCATTCTTCAACGAGCTTTGAAGAATGCTCTGGTTTCCGAGTCTGAAGTTTCGCAGCTTTCAGATGAGCAGATTTATAAGTTTATCTTTCACGCTGGATTTTCTACGAAGGACAAGGTGACGACCATTTCGGGTCGTGGTGTCGGTATGGACATCGTGTTTGCCATCGTCGAAAAATACCAAGGTAAGATCCACATTGAGAATACCCCAGGGCAAGGCGCTTCTTTCCACCTTGAAATTCCCGTGCCTCAACACATTATGGTGGAAAGTGCTTTACTGTGTTCGTGGAATGATTTCCGTTTAGCCGTTCCATTGACGTCGGTCGCACACATCAGTTCTTGCCATGAGCTGCAAATGACGACTGTAAATCGTCTGCGTTTCTGTCAGTTCAGTGGATTGACAGTGCCGTTACTAAATTATCACGAGATCTTAAATCACCAAGTAGCGGCGTCGGAAGATCTGGTTCGCGGTTCTTCGGCTGTCTTTATTAAAGTCAAAGAAGGCGTATTCGCCCTTCTGGTGGATCGCATCGAAGCGCAAACAGATCTCGTCGTTAAGGGCTTTGGTAATATCGTCAAAGAACAAAAAGGCTTCAAAGGCGTTTCTATTTTAGCGGATGAAAAAGTCACTTACATTGTTGATCCCGAAAAAATGATTCATTTCTTGTTTCAGCTAGATAGCATGCAGGAGGCCGCATGA
- a CDS encoding HIT family protein — MASIFTKIISGELPSYKIYEDDHVLSFLALDQVNLGHTLVICKEEINHWTEVPAETYAHLHKISQKIGKAILKAAGSPRVGQIVAGFEVPHYHLHLIPAWSIPDLDFKRAQRRSDTEMKQIQNEIIKHLNEMK, encoded by the coding sequence ATGGCCTCTATTTTCACAAAAATTATTTCTGGTGAACTTCCTTCTTACAAAATTTATGAAGACGACCACGTGCTATCCTTCTTGGCTCTGGACCAAGTGAACTTGGGTCACACACTTGTGATCTGCAAAGAAGAGATCAATCATTGGACGGAAGTTCCTGCAGAAACCTACGCGCACCTGCACAAGATTTCTCAAAAAATCGGCAAGGCCATTCTCAAAGCGGCGGGCTCTCCTCGCGTAGGACAAATCGTGGCAGGATTTGAAGTGCCTCACTATCACTTGCACCTTATTCCGGCGTGGTCGATTCCAGATTTGGATTTCAAACGAGCGCAACGTCGCTCTGACACTGAAATGAAGCAGATCCAAAACGAAATTATCAAACACTTAAATGAAATGAAGTAA
- a CDS encoding chemotaxis protein CheB, with the protein MMNTHYLFPGKLAAFKEETVISTLLGSCVAVAIFDPTTKIGGLNHYLLPEGLPEESQNSRYGSYAIPQLIEECVRLGANRSKMQAKIYGGGNVISVSQLGDGIGKRNIEIAEQLMREFNIPIIERNVAGENARTIKMNTFTFEVIHNSPRDTGSVDKPVDVSGFRPLSIAKNVKVLVVDDSATVRTLFTNIFTKSGLEVVGSAADPYQAREMILNKKPDVITLDIEMPKMSGVMFLEKLMKHHPIPVVMVSSLASTGEAALKSLELGAVEFVHKPSQFDPAVLKDLAAMLVDKVRAAASVNVLKRLKEAPPVVEIKTNAPVKIVRKAAELKVVVLGGNAGSADAVEKFVKNLAADTPPVVVACSTVANFATAFISKLKQGSKVTPVLAKDGEFLRMGHVYFIPAEHHGKIQTGGTGPVLHIAKGTPVSSQLPSANVLFQSAAQSYAKGVYAVLLGGFGADGVDGLIDVQKKGGATVVQHPEEAQFPYGPQKAIELGVADEILKADMLAHHLMQYRNQNLY; encoded by the coding sequence ATGATGAATACCCATTATTTGTTTCCTGGAAAATTAGCGGCCTTTAAAGAAGAAACTGTGATCTCGACTTTGTTAGGTTCTTGTGTGGCCGTCGCTATTTTTGATCCGACTACGAAAATCGGTGGTCTGAATCACTATCTTTTACCTGAAGGCCTGCCTGAAGAAAGTCAAAATAGCCGCTATGGCAGCTACGCCATTCCTCAGCTGATTGAAGAGTGTGTTCGCCTAGGCGCCAACCGCAGTAAAATGCAGGCAAAAATTTATGGTGGCGGTAACGTTATCAGCGTTTCACAACTAGGTGACGGGATCGGGAAACGCAATATTGAAATTGCCGAACAGCTGATGCGTGAATTCAATATCCCTATCATCGAACGCAATGTCGCCGGCGAAAATGCTCGCACCATTAAGATGAATACTTTCACTTTTGAAGTGATTCATAATTCACCGCGGGATACGGGCTCTGTGGATAAACCTGTGGACGTGTCGGGCTTCAGACCCTTGTCTATAGCGAAAAACGTGAAGGTGCTTGTTGTTGATGATTCGGCAACGGTCCGTACTCTTTTCACGAATATTTTTACAAAAAGTGGCTTGGAAGTCGTTGGTTCGGCTGCAGATCCTTATCAAGCTCGCGAAATGATCTTGAATAAAAAACCCGATGTGATCACTTTGGATATCGAGATGCCGAAGATGTCAGGCGTGATGTTTTTAGAAAAACTTATGAAGCACCATCCAATTCCGGTGGTGATGGTGTCTTCATTGGCGAGCACGGGTGAAGCGGCACTGAAATCTTTAGAGTTGGGTGCTGTGGAGTTTGTTCACAAACCCTCGCAGTTTGATCCGGCAGTTTTAAAAGATCTTGCGGCGATGCTTGTTGATAAAGTGCGCGCCGCTGCTTCAGTGAATGTGTTGAAGAGGCTGAAGGAAGCTCCTCCGGTAGTTGAAATTAAAACCAACGCACCAGTGAAAATTGTGCGCAAAGCCGCCGAACTTAAAGTGGTGGTCTTAGGTGGCAACGCCGGTAGTGCGGATGCCGTAGAAAAGTTCGTAAAAAATCTGGCGGCAGATACGCCTCCGGTCGTAGTGGCATGCAGTACCGTAGCGAACTTTGCGACAGCGTTTATCAGTAAGTTGAAACAAGGCTCTAAAGTAACTCCCGTTCTTGCGAAGGACGGCGAGTTTTTAAGAATGGGTCATGTTTATTTTATTCCTGCAGAACATCATGGGAAAATTCAAACAGGCGGTACGGGGCCAGTCTTGCATATCGCCAAGGGGACTCCTGTATCGTCACAACTCCCGTCGGCCAACGTTCTTTTCCAGTCTGCCGCGCAGTCTTATGCGAAGGGCGTTTATGCGGTGTTATTAGGAGGCTTCGGCGCCGACGGTGTCGATGGTCTTATCGACGTGCAGAAAAAAGGGGGCGCCACTGTGGTGCAGCACCCGGAAGAAGCACAATTCCCTTACGGCCCACAGAAAGCCATTGAACTAGGGGTGGCGGATGAGATACTTAAGGCAGATATGTTAGCGCATCATCTGATGCAGTATCGAAACCAAAACTTATACTAG
- a CDS encoding di-heme oxidoredictase family protein — translation MKAWILLSAFNIFVGGVAHAAPFVDMDYVHAVKSGGDTTIMIKGESIRAFRNPATNLTEEEIARHLTGDALFERNFSDDASRFDHGLGPVFNNTSCNACHSKDGRGALPVILPGQEWVQLRQNESIFLRISIEDGIQRPKTAQNRWGAPVAVPGFSDQLFHLGSMGVRKDLPGAGQAQVWMKYDKSTFTYPDGSVVQLRKPVFKITAAYDEYFDSVTGETKSRLYEKDVKTSPRMGTPMIGLGLLEAIKESDILALAARDLSAEGVKGSVNWVFDIEKAMANDPYPVSMGRFGLKNNTPSVLHQSLGALRGDIGVTNYAFPMESIFGTALFESFVQDPTVPAPLEASDQVANDLVFYSQTLAVPSRRNVTEAEVIRGAQIFHQVSCTSCHQPSFVTGPHKIAAFSNQKIYPYTDMLLHDMGDGLADGRQDFDANGRQWKTRPLWGMGHTHTINPRAGFLHDGRARTVEEAILWHGGEGEYSKNKFVNLPKADRSALIQFIRSL, via the coding sequence GTGAAAGCCTGGATTCTACTTTCAGCTTTTAATATCTTCGTCGGAGGAGTTGCTCACGCAGCTCCTTTTGTCGATATGGACTATGTTCACGCGGTCAAATCCGGTGGTGATACGACGATCATGATAAAAGGGGAATCCATCCGGGCTTTCCGCAATCCTGCGACGAATCTCACTGAAGAGGAAATCGCACGTCACTTGACGGGCGATGCTCTTTTTGAAAGAAATTTTTCTGATGACGCCAGCCGCTTTGATCACGGTTTGGGTCCGGTGTTTAACAATACAAGTTGTAACGCGTGTCACTCGAAGGACGGCCGTGGCGCCTTGCCAGTGATTCTTCCGGGACAAGAATGGGTGCAGCTTCGCCAGAATGAATCGATCTTTTTGCGCATCAGTATCGAGGACGGCATCCAACGTCCTAAAACTGCACAGAACCGCTGGGGTGCTCCAGTTGCGGTTCCGGGTTTTTCCGATCAACTTTTCCACTTAGGTTCCATGGGGGTTCGCAAAGACCTTCCCGGTGCGGGCCAAGCGCAAGTTTGGATGAAATATGATAAAAGCACGTTCACTTATCCTGATGGCTCAGTGGTGCAACTTCGTAAGCCTGTCTTTAAAATCACGGCTGCTTACGATGAATATTTTGACTCCGTGACAGGCGAAACAAAAAGCCGCTTGTATGAAAAAGACGTAAAAACAAGTCCACGCATGGGAACTCCTATGATCGGCTTGGGACTTCTTGAAGCTATTAAAGAATCGGACATCCTGGCTTTGGCCGCTCGCGATCTTTCCGCTGAAGGCGTGAAGGGTTCCGTGAACTGGGTGTTTGATATTGAAAAAGCCATGGCCAACGATCCTTATCCGGTATCGATGGGACGCTTTGGTTTAAAGAACAATACACCCTCAGTTTTGCATCAATCCTTGGGCGCACTTCGTGGTGACATCGGTGTTACGAATTATGCTTTCCCAATGGAAAGTATTTTCGGGACAGCGCTGTTTGAATCCTTTGTTCAAGATCCAACAGTGCCTGCTCCTTTGGAAGCTAGCGATCAAGTCGCTAATGATCTGGTGTTTTACTCGCAAACTTTGGCAGTACCTTCACGTCGTAACGTGACAGAGGCCGAAGTGATTCGCGGCGCGCAGATATTTCATCAAGTCAGCTGCACAAGCTGTCATCAACCTAGCTTTGTGACGGGTCCTCATAAAATCGCCGCTTTCAGCAATCAAAAGATCTATCCTTACACCGACATGCTTTTGCATGACATGGGTGACGGGTTGGCTGATGGACGCCAAGACTTCGATGCGAACGGGCGCCAATGGAAAACTCGTCCACTTTGGGGTATGGGTCACACACACACGATCAATCCGCGCGCTGGTTTCTTGCACGACGGTCGTGCACGTACGGTTGAAGAAGCGATTTTGTGGCACGGTGGTGAAGGCGAATATTCGAAAAACAAATTCGTAAATCTTCCCAAAGCGGACCGCTCCGCTTTGATTCAATTCATTCGCTCACTCTAG
- a CDS encoding aldehyde dehydrogenase family protein gives MELSNFIGGEFVPAESKNTFAKFNPFTGEVLAQVSSSDAMDVIKALQPAKKAATSFKDSSLEQRATYLKSLAQILQENADQIAYDEALHQGLPHAFVLKNNVEVSIRILQETAEALLQLQDPKMLYQPSGIVGIITAWSCSLRLVVERLAPALAAGNVVLVKVSEQSPITAKILGEALQKAQIPAGIVNILQGNAEVAQIIAGHPSIRAVTAAGKTSTLEAIAKTALPQFKKLQLSGGAKNPSAVLADTDYKNLLPEILRPFLIGQGQMCWNISRLFVLESFAPDFLEAVKNYFADLKPLKDPRGSEVWTPLISQSSVSHIDEKIKFGVSEHGKVFVGGNVEGVGFFYKPTVMLDLPNCSVLQQDELHGPLLLITAVKYQHEIQKWANTSYVAHSSVVWGPSEKVMKVVSALDTAHVWVNSWMNGETTTIFGHKQSSFGNLDMSWNGSFYSDVKKLAGT, from the coding sequence TTGGAACTTTCGAACTTTATCGGCGGGGAGTTTGTCCCCGCTGAAAGTAAAAACACGTTTGCTAAATTCAATCCTTTCACCGGCGAAGTTCTGGCGCAAGTTTCATCATCCGACGCGATGGATGTTATTAAAGCCCTGCAACCGGCAAAAAAAGCAGCGACAAGTTTTAAAGACAGTTCCCTAGAGCAAAGGGCCACCTATCTAAAATCTCTTGCACAAATCCTTCAAGAAAACGCCGATCAAATTGCTTATGACGAGGCTCTTCATCAAGGTTTGCCTCACGCCTTCGTTCTAAAAAACAATGTCGAAGTTTCTATTCGTATTTTGCAAGAAACTGCGGAAGCTCTTTTGCAATTGCAAGATCCAAAAATGCTTTATCAACCTTCAGGCATTGTCGGTATCATCACGGCCTGGAGCTGCTCTTTACGTCTTGTCGTAGAAAGACTGGCGCCAGCACTGGCCGCGGGAAATGTTGTTCTGGTGAAAGTTTCCGAGCAATCTCCGATCACGGCGAAAATTCTGGGAGAGGCTTTGCAAAAAGCTCAGATCCCGGCGGGCATCGTTAATATTCTTCAAGGAAATGCCGAGGTCGCGCAAATCATCGCGGGTCATCCGAGTATTCGTGCGGTGACTGCGGCTGGAAAAACTTCCACGCTTGAAGCCATCGCAAAAACTGCTTTACCGCAATTTAAAAAATTGCAGTTAAGTGGGGGAGCAAAAAATCCATCAGCCGTTTTAGCGGACACAGATTATAAGAATCTGCTTCCCGAAATTCTTCGCCCTTTTTTAATCGGCCAAGGACAGATGTGTTGGAATATTTCCCGTTTGTTCGTTCTGGAATCTTTTGCTCCTGATTTCTTAGAGGCCGTGAAAAACTATTTTGCGGATCTAAAGCCTCTTAAAGATCCTCGCGGAAGTGAAGTTTGGACACCTTTGATTTCACAGAGCTCAGTCTCTCACATTGATGAAAAAATTAAGTTCGGTGTTTCTGAGCACGGAAAAGTTTTTGTCGGCGGTAACGTTGAAGGTGTGGGATTCTTCTATAAGCCAACAGTGATGTTGGATCTTCCTAACTGCAGTGTCTTGCAACAAGATGAGCTGCACGGACCTCTTTTGTTAATCACAGCCGTAAAGTACCAGCATGAAATTCAAAAGTGGGCGAACACTTCTTATGTCGCGCACTCCTCAGTGGTATGGGGGCCTTCAGAAAAAGTGATGAAGGTTGTTTCCGCGTTAGACACCGCCCATGTTTGGGTGAATTCTTGGATGAATGGTGAAACCACCACGATCTTCGGTCACAAGCAGTCGAGCTTTGGAAATCTCGACATGTCTTGGAACGGCTCTTTTTATTCGGATGTAAAAAAATTGGCGGGGACCTAA
- a CDS encoding DUF1653 domain-containing protein, translating to MAEQNSYENIIPGAIYQHYKGKPYRVIGVGKHSESLEDVVLYEALYENPLGRLWCRPASMWSEIVEVDGQKVPRFKFLFK from the coding sequence ATGGCGGAACAAAATAGTTACGAAAACATTATTCCGGGAGCTATTTACCAACACTACAAAGGTAAACCTTACCGAGTGATCGGCGTCGGCAAGCATAGCGAAAGCTTGGAAGATGTGGTTTTGTACGAAGCTCTTTACGAAAATCCGTTGGGCCGTTTGTGGTGTCGACCGGCTTCGATGTGGTCTGAAATAGTCGAAGTCGATGGTCAGAAAGTGCCTCGTTTCAAATTCCTATTTAAGTAA
- a CDS encoding response regulator transcription factor has translation MTTIFLLEDDPILGKAIQLQLELQSYRVEWVQSLTEAKNRASVTSPPDLFLLDVNLPDGNGYDFCQWLRGEKLNTPVIFLTARTDEESVVRGFEEGANDYIRKPFNQKELALRIRNQLSDMKATLDLVRFNGVTLIKNQQVLKHGEALISLNRREFEILTTFFEHPETIVTREQLIERLASGEEIFDRTVDSHISHIRSKLSKNGVKGVKINSVYGQGYRLEKAV, from the coding sequence ATGACGACGATATTTCTTTTAGAAGACGATCCCATTCTTGGAAAAGCCATCCAGCTTCAACTGGAACTTCAATCTTACAGAGTGGAATGGGTGCAAAGTTTAACTGAGGCCAAGAACAGAGCCTCTGTGACATCGCCGCCGGATTTATTTCTATTGGACGTCAATCTGCCAGACGGCAACGGCTATGATTTCTGTCAGTGGCTGCGTGGAGAAAAATTAAACACTCCCGTGATTTTTTTGACGGCCAGAACGGATGAAGAAAGTGTGGTTCGTGGTTTTGAGGAAGGAGCGAATGACTATATTCGCAAACCTTTCAATCAAAAAGAATTAGCCCTTCGCATCCGCAATCAGCTTTCTGACATGAAGGCCACTTTGGATTTAGTGCGCTTCAACGGAGTGACACTGATCAAAAATCAGCAGGTCTTAAAACACGGCGAAGCTTTGATTAGTTTAAACCGTCGTGAATTTGAAATTTTGACGACTTTCTTTGAACACCCTGAGACGATTGTGACCAGAGAGCAATTGATAGAGCGTTTGGCTTCCGGTGAAGAGATCTTTGATCGCACCGTGGATTCACATATCAGCCATATCCGTTCAAAGCTTTCTAAAAATGGAGTCAAAGGTGTTAAAATCAATTCGGTCTATGGACAAGGATACCGGCTTGAGAAAGCGGTATGA
- a CDS encoding chemotaxis protein CheW yields the protein MSDFFSDDFTAELKAYFLDSVCKEADKFIDLTDESTLRRIRNEVAEQTRAWAVDAKTNEFLHFSQWLELFEERTQSFKEPRELIKSLKTLKAYAEALIQEKTDTADHPVRFALSAELRQDVQLLHCRWGSQDFAIPLLNVVEISSQIPLYPLPDKKEGLMGVIPFRGEAVPVISFHDHGFNQSEIKNTFYVICEHQGVRFSLQVTETDDLMSLKESELLNVESHSTVIQTAFVSQFFIKGNKSIMILDLEKLVA from the coding sequence ATGAGTGACTTCTTTAGTGACGACTTTACGGCCGAGCTGAAAGCCTATTTCCTGGATAGCGTCTGCAAAGAGGCCGACAAATTTATTGATTTGACTGACGAGTCGACATTACGTCGTATTCGTAACGAGGTTGCCGAGCAAACTCGTGCCTGGGCGGTCGACGCTAAAACAAACGAGTTTTTGCATTTTTCCCAATGGCTGGAACTGTTTGAAGAACGCACACAAAGTTTCAAAGAGCCCAGAGAACTGATCAAATCGCTTAAAACTCTGAAAGCCTACGCCGAAGCGTTGATTCAGGAAAAAACAGATACAGCGGATCATCCGGTGCGCTTTGCTCTTTCGGCAGAACTTAGACAAGATGTTCAGCTTTTGCATTGTCGTTGGGGGAGCCAGGATTTCGCTATTCCGTTATTAAATGTCGTCGAAATCAGCAGTCAAATTCCCCTATACCCATTGCCGGATAAAAAAGAAGGCCTTATGGGCGTGATTCCTTTCCGTGGTGAGGCTGTTCCCGTGATTAGTTTTCATGACCACGGCTTTAACCAATCCGAAATTAAAAACACTTTTTACGTTATCTGCGAACATCAAGGCGTCCGCTTTTCTTTGCAGGTGACTGAAACCGATGACTTGATGAGCTTAAAAGAATCTGAACTGTTGAATGTCGAAAGCCATTCCACCGTTATTCAGACGGCCTTTGTGTCGCAATTTTTTATTAAAGGTAACAAGAGCATCATGATTCTAGATCTTGAAAAACTGGTGGCATGA
- a CDS encoding imelysin family protein, whose amino-acid sequence MKALKLMAAALAFVGATAQAATNQEIINHVSYNVILATYNDLASQAANLNAAVNTLAANPTEANLAKAQDAWRATRIPWESSEAFLFGPVDSLGIDPLLDTWPLNILDLDSVLKSNRAITTDFVRALGTNLQGFHTIEYLLFGDGKSANTKPASALTAKQFEYLKATTALLAENTAYLANSWSKNYDPENPSAPGYVQVISAPGFDNPFYSSDRAVMEEFVQGMMGILDEVANGKMSDPMGADINSANMALVESPFSWNSLNDFTNNIRSVYSIYTGHYRSTKGPGVKALVERVDAALAARVEGEILNCMQLIQAIRPAGGGDFGQAIFTHDGRARAQKAIDALNALHATMENEVLPTLDM is encoded by the coding sequence ATGAAAGCTTTGAAATTAATGGCTGCAGCTTTGGCCTTCGTAGGCGCAACGGCTCAAGCGGCGACAAATCAAGAGATCATTAATCACGTTTCTTACAATGTGATTCTTGCGACATACAACGACCTTGCTTCACAAGCGGCAAACTTAAATGCAGCTGTGAACACGTTGGCAGCGAATCCGACAGAGGCAAACCTTGCGAAAGCTCAAGATGCTTGGCGCGCAACTCGTATTCCTTGGGAAAGCTCTGAAGCTTTCTTGTTCGGTCCGGTAGATTCTTTGGGTATCGATCCTCTATTGGATACTTGGCCATTGAACATCTTAGATCTTGATTCTGTTTTGAAATCAAACCGCGCTATCACAACTGATTTCGTACGCGCTTTGGGAACAAACCTTCAAGGTTTCCACACTATCGAATATCTTTTGTTCGGTGATGGTAAATCAGCAAACACAAAACCAGCTTCTGCTTTAACTGCAAAACAGTTTGAGTACTTGAAAGCAACAACGGCATTGTTGGCTGAAAACACGGCTTACCTTGCAAACTCTTGGTCTAAAAACTATGACCCAGAAAATCCATCTGCTCCAGGCTACGTGCAAGTTATCAGCGCACCGGGCTTCGACAATCCATTCTACTCTTCTGACAGAGCGGTTATGGAAGAGTTCGTTCAAGGCATGATGGGCATCCTTGATGAAGTTGCTAACGGTAAAATGTCGGACCCAATGGGTGCGGATATCAACTCTGCAAACATGGCATTGGTTGAATCTCCATTCTCTTGGAATTCTTTGAATGACTTCACAAACAACATCCGTTCTGTCTACAGCATCTACACTGGTCACTACAGAAGCACTAAGGGCCCAGGCGTAAAAGCTTTGGTTGAAAGAGTGGACGCTGCATTGGCAGCTCGTGTTGAAGGCGAAATCTTGAACTGCATGCAGTTGATCCAAGCTATCCGTCCTGCGGGTGGTGGTGACTTCGGTCAAGCGATCTTTACTCATGACGGTCGCGCTCGTGCACAAAAAGCTATCGATGCTTTGAATGCTCTTCACGCAACTATGGAAAACGAAGTTCTTCCAACACTAGATATGTAA
- a CDS encoding sensor histidine kinase, with protein sequence MITKPLFRKNFLIFVSIILVFVVVAIASSWILTSFERDRMFLRPAGMNRALLDAYDKDPFKALPLLNEFSRKNGLEQHDLINADGVSLTTGKKVLSSSLTADQLRALQKDLAISASPSETQRMPGPPPEVISVTNQEGVFLLSKFGGSQDKPPIGPIVTLIALIACIIISIGIALLYQFSKYQERSREALDVLNSLREGNLSARLPSRKFDELALLTNAFNEMAGDLENMVEQLRKADRTRRELLQDLAHDLRTPLASLRSFLETLQTANHQLSEEKRQEVLSLSFTEVEYFGKLVEDLLFLAQITEPKYSLGTETIHLEERVQEQVTVFRQRYPGLQFDFQKTGDAFALMGAPRLIDRMLRNAFENSSSFAKSKIRIELTQSGKDLRLQLIDDGPGFSEKGLLEFGHKKSSRTLVSESLDNKRISVGIGSVIMKEIAQLHGGQLRAANQVEDGKVLGAKVSFSFTKS encoded by the coding sequence ATGATAACTAAACCGCTTTTTCGTAAGAACTTTTTGATCTTTGTTTCGATCATTTTAGTTTTCGTGGTGGTAGCGATTGCCTCCTCATGGATTCTGACAAGTTTTGAGCGAGATCGAATGTTCTTACGACCTGCGGGGATGAACCGAGCCCTTTTAGATGCTTATGACAAAGATCCTTTTAAGGCCCTGCCTCTTTTAAATGAATTTTCACGCAAAAATGGCTTAGAACAACATGATCTGATCAATGCCGACGGTGTGAGTTTGACGACGGGAAAAAAAGTTTTGTCGTCTTCCCTGACCGCCGATCAACTGCGTGCTTTGCAAAAAGATCTCGCGATTTCCGCAAGCCCCTCTGAAACTCAGCGCATGCCGGGCCCTCCTCCAGAAGTGATTTCCGTCACCAATCAGGAAGGAGTTTTCCTTTTAAGCAAGTTTGGTGGGTCACAGGATAAGCCACCTATTGGACCGATCGTCACTTTGATTGCGTTGATCGCTTGTATCATTATTTCTATCGGGATTGCTTTGCTTTATCAATTTTCTAAGTATCAAGAACGCTCCCGCGAAGCCTTGGACGTACTTAATTCTTTGCGTGAAGGAAATCTTTCAGCGCGCCTTCCGTCACGCAAGTTTGATGAGTTGGCGTTACTGACCAATGCATTTAACGAAATGGCGGGTGACTTAGAAAACATGGTCGAACAATTGCGCAAGGCGGATCGCACGCGTCGTGAATTGTTGCAAGATCTTGCTCATGATTTACGAACTCCTTTGGCTTCACTGCGATCCTTTCTGGAAACTTTGCAAACTGCCAACCACCAGCTTTCAGAGGAAAAGCGCCAGGAAGTATTATCCTTGAGTTTTACCGAAGTTGAGTACTTTGGTAAACTGGTTGAGGATCTTTTGTTCTTAGCTCAAATCACAGAGCCGAAATACTCTTTAGGAACCGAGACAATTCACCTTGAGGAGAGAGTGCAAGAACAAGTCACCGTTTTCAGACAACGCTATCCTGGACTGCAATTTGATTTTCAGAAAACAGGAGACGCTTTTGCGTTGATGGGTGCGCCTCGCCTTATTGATCGCATGCTTCGCAATGCTTTCGAGAACTCCAGTTCCTTTGCTAAATCTAAAATCCGTATTGAGCTGACTCAATCGGGAAAAGATTTGCGGCTTCAACTTATCGATGATGGTCCCGGCTTTAGCGAAAAGGGCCTTTTAGAATTCGGCCACAAAAAATCCAGTCGCACTTTGGTTTCAGAGTCATTGGACAACAAGCGCATTTCTGTCGGTATTGGATCCGTCATTATGAAAGAAATTGCTCAACTGCATGGAGGACAGCTTCGCGCCGCCAACCAGGTTGAAGATGGCAAAGTCCTGGGTGCAAAAGTCTCATTTTCATTCACGAAGTCCTAG